Proteins co-encoded in one Capsicum annuum cultivar UCD-10X-F1 chromosome 9, UCD10Xv1.1, whole genome shotgun sequence genomic window:
- the LOC107841928 gene encoding reticulon-like protein B8 — MPEGITAENLLNNIMDTFSDGAPKHKSASFFQEESESSVSAQLNRLFGRQKPIHHCLGGGKSADSMLWRNKKISAGVLISATAIWVLFEWLNYNFLSLVCFGLSFGLIAQFLLKNASGVINRSPSNVPRLVLPDDLFINIAKTIGTEINRGLVFLQNAALGGNLKQFGVVILSLWAAGMIGTWCNFLTVLYIGFVAAHTLPVLYERYEDEVDGFLSNALDKLQGHYKKLDSGVLSKIPRGSFKGKKHE, encoded by the exons atgCCGGAGGGAATAACAGCTGAGAATCTTTTGAACAACATCATGGACACTTTTTCTGATGGTGCGCCAAAGCATAAATCTGCTTCGTTCTTTCAAGAGGAAAGTGAAAGCTCTGTTAGTGCTCAATTGAATAGGCTATTTGGACGTCAAAAACCAATTCATCATTGTTTGGGTGGAGGCAAAT CTGCTGATAGCATGTTGTGGAGAAACAAGAAAATTTCAGCCGGTGTTTTAATCAGCGCTACAGCCATCTGGGTGCTGTTTGAGTGGCTTAACTATAATTTTCTTTCACTTGTATGCTTTGGTCTGTCCTTTGGCCTGATCGCGCAGTTTCTGTTGAAAAATGCTTCTGGGGTAATAAACAG GTCTCCATCTAATGTTCCTCGTCTTGTCTTACCTGATGACCTCTTCATCAATATCGCAAAGACAATAGGCACTGAAATAAACCGTGGTTTGGTCTTCCTTCAAAATGCTGCCTTGGGTGGTAACTTGAAACAATTTGGAGTG GTTATACTGAGCTTGTGGGCTGCTGGTATGATCGGAACCTGGTGCAACTTCTTGACTGTTCTGTATATTG GTTTCGTTGCTGCTCACACGCTTCCAGTGCTCTATGAGAGATATGAAGATGAAGTTGATGGTTTCTTGTCTAATGCCCTTGATAAGCTTCAAGGCCATTACAAGAAGCTGGATTCTGGTGTCCTCAGCAAAATACCGCGAGGCAGCTTCAAGGGAAAGAAGCATGAATAG
- the LOC107841892 gene encoding myb family transcription factor MPH1 — protein sequence MMKKIFIMSQYSPQMMMKKSKKMREVRKYNKSLAPRLRWSPQLHDLFIQSVQNLGGGNKATPKRIMQMMAIKGLKISHVKSHLQMYRNMRAHPSLHVVMPDFNLSSSLHVSKKLRENTSKSSKEKESGSQNGENIPYNDYQEAEGSTISGMTKVEEEEDNAGEIYELPKADYDCEKEINVWPNLDDYQKYSNFNNGSSRFFYSTRETSTYINLDLSLS from the exons atgatgaaaaaaatattcataatgtCTCAATATTCACCACAAATGATgatgaaaaaatccaaaaaaatgagGGAAGTTAGAAAATACAACAAATCATTAGCTCCACGTCTAAGATGGTCTCCACAACttcatgatctcttcattcaATCTGTTCAAAATCTTGGTGGAGGAAACA AAGCAACACCAAAGAGAATTATGCAGATGATGGCCATAAAGGGATTGAAGATTTCTCATGTTAAAAGTCATCTCCAG ATGTATAGAAACATGAGGGCGCATCCAAGCCTCCATGTTGTGATGCCAGATTTCAATTTGTCTTCATCATT GCATGTGtcaaaaaaattaagagaaaatactTCAAAGAGCAGCAAGGAGAAAGAATCTGGAagccaaaatggtgaaaatattCCTTACAATGACTACCAG GAAGCAGAAGGAAGTACAATTAGTGGAATGACAAAggtggaagaagaagaagataatgcTGGTGAAATATATGAATTGCCAAAGGCAGATTATGATTGTGAAAAGGAGATAAATGTTTGGCCTAATCTTGATGATTATCAAAAGTACTCCAACTTTAATAATGGATCAAGCAGATTTTTTTACTCCACAAGGGAAACAAGTACTTACATTAACCTAGATTTATCTCTCTCTTGA